CAGGCAGGTGGCCGGGCTTCTGGCTGCCGCAGGGATTTCTTATCGCTTCCGTTCAGCTCTCCATGAAAACGAGGGTGCCCTTGCCGCGGGCGAGGTCCTGCTGGTGGACACGATCGGCGAGCTGCTGAACCTTTATGCCGTGTCCGATGTGGTCTTTGTGGGGGGGAGTCTGGTGCCGACGGGTGGGCATAACGTCCTTGAACCTGCCGCCTTAAGTGTACCGGTCATCTTCGGCCCCCACATGGACAACTTTCGGGAAATATCGGCACTGGTGCTGGCCGGCCGTGCCGGCATCCGGGTGGCTGACGGAGATGAGCTTGCCGCGCAGCTGCAGGCCCTGCTGAAAGACAATGACCGGCGGCGGCAGATGGGAACCTGCGGAGCCAAGCTCATTGCGGAAAACAGCGGGTCTGCAGACCTGCATTGTGCGGTCATTCAAGAGACCTGTGATTGGTGATTGGTGATTGGTGAGGAGTGAGGAGTGAGGTTAAAACTTCGAACTTCGAACATAGAACATAGAACCTCAAACATAGAACTTCAAACATAGAACATGAAAAACGATCTGGAAAGATATTACAAGGAGTTGGTGGAGGGGAGAAAAAGGGGCTTCGCTGACCGATGCCTGCTTGCGTTTCTCATCGGCTGCTCCTTTGTTTATGCCCTTGTCATGCGCCTGAGGGCTATTGCTTATGCAGCGGGATTGTTGCCGGTGCGGCGGCTGGACCGGCCGGTCATAGCTGTCGGCAACCTGGTTGCAGGAGGGACCGGCAAGACTCCCACGGTTGCATGGCTGGCACGCCGGCTGATGGCACAGGGCAAGCGGGTAGCGGTGCTTTCCCGTGGTTACGGCGGTGCCTTTGCCGGGGCCGTTCATCTTGTCTCCGATGGTGTGGCCCTCCATGCAACAGCCGAAGAGGCCGGTGACGAGCCGCTGCTGCTCGCCCGGTCCATCCCCGGAATTATCGTTGTCGTTGGCGCAGACCGCTACCAGGCGGGGCTCCTTGCTCGGGAGCGTTGCAATCCCGATGCCTACATCCTCGACGACGGTTTTCAGCACATGGGGTTGCATCGGGACCTGAACATCCTGCTCATGGATTGCGAGAGGCCGTTGGTCAACGGCAGGACCTTTCCGGCAGGGCTTTTGCGGGAACCGGCATCAGCCCACAGGCGCGCCGACCTTATTGTTCTTACCCGATGCACAGGAAACGAAGTAAGGTTACCCTTTGCCACGGATGAACCGGTTTGCCGTTCAAGCCATGAACTTTCGGGGTATGTGCCCCTGGCGGGAGGAGCTCTGCGCCCGTTCAGCGACCTGGATGGGAAAAGGGGGGTGGCCTTCGCCGGCATTGCCGATCCGGCCGCCTTTTTCGATTCTCTGGAAAAAAGTGGGAACCATCCGGTGGCCACACTGGCCTTTCCCGATCACTCGGGTTACGGGGAGGAGGAAATCGCCGCCCTTTCCCGGCTTGTGGCTGCTTCCCGCTCCGAATATCTCATAACGACCGAAAAAGATGCCGTCAAACTCCATTCCCATATCTCCAGGCTGGGAAACGTTTATGTGACTCCGCTGGAGCTGCGTTTTTCCGACCCCCAAATTTTGGAAGCTCAGCTGGACACCCTCTTCAGGAGGTAAATTTTGATGACAATTTCCCAAGAGCTGCTCAGTATTCTCGCCTGTCCGAACTGCAAGGGTGAGCTTGTTCTTTTGGCCGACGGTTCCGGCCTGGTCTGCGAAGCTTGCCGCCTCAGGTATCCCGTTCGTGACGGCATACCGGTGATGCTGGTGGACGAGGCGGAGAAGCTGGATTAACGGCTGAAACAATTGAATTATTGAAGGAAGTACATGAAAACAAAGATTATTGCGGTCGTGGTTGTTTTAGCCCTTGCGGTTCTGGCGGCTGTCTTCATACCCAGGAAACCACCGGCATCCGACTATCGCCTGGCAAAGGTCGAGAAAGGATCGATCGTCTCCAATGTATCGGCAACCGGCACCCTTGCCGCAGTTGTTACGGTGCAAGTGGGTACCCAGGTTTCCGGTACCATCAGCAGACTTTTTGTCGACTTCAACTCGCCGGTGAAGAAGGGGCAGGCCATCGCCCAGATAGATCCTGCCCTCTTCAGTGCCAGAGTCGAAGAATCCAGGGGCAACTACATCAGCGCCCAGGCTAATCTTGACAGAGCAAAGGCCGAAATGGTGGACGCCAGGAGGGCTCTGGAGCGTAACCGCCAGTTGATCAAGGATGGCATCCTGGCCCAGAGTGAATTCGACACGGCCGATACCAGATATAAGCAGGCCCTGGCAGCAGTAAAGGCTGCCGAGGGCAGCATTTCCCAGACCCGCGGATCTTACAGCCAAGCCCAAACGAACCTGAAATATGCCACCATTACCTCGCCTGTGGATGGAATCGTCGTTTCCCGCAACGTGGATGTGGGCCAGACTGTTGCCGCCTCGTTCCAGACACCCACCCTGTTCACCATCGCCCAGGATCTTACAAATATGAAGATCGACACCAGTGTCGACGAGGCCGATATCAGCAGGGTCATGGTCGGTCAGCCGGTAACCTTCACCGTTGATTCCTACCCCAAGAACAATTTTCCCGGCAAGGTTACCCAGATCCGGAATGCGCCGATCATCAACCAGAATGTCGTCACCTACACGGTGGTGATCGGTGTGGACAACAAGGAACTCAAGCTGAAACCTGGAATGACTGCCAATGTTACCATCGAGACGGCGCGCAAGGATGATGTATTGAAAATTCCTTCTGCCGCCCTTCGTTTCAAGCCTAAATCTGCAAAAGAGGCCAAAGGAAAGCCTGACGGAAAGGGTGCGGGCAAAAAGAAAAGAGAAGGCGGCCCGGTGGTATATGTCCTTGGCCCTGAAAAAGAGCCGGTGCCGGTTTCTGTCGTGACAGGTATCGGTAATTCCGGCCATGTGGAGCTGGTGCAAGGCAACCTCAAGGAGAACGATGAGGTGATAATCGAGCAAGTTTCGACAAAGAAGAAAGCGAACGGGGGCGCCGGCTCGATGCCCATGTGATGGCAACTGTTATCCACAGGTTCCCAAAGGTTCTTTCCAAGATATGAACGATGTGGTCAAGGTCAGCAATGTGACCAAGATATACAGTGTCGGCGAACAGCGGGTAGAGGCGCTCAAGGGTGTTTCCCTGACCGTCGTTCAGGGCGAATTCGTCGCTATCATGGGGGCTTCCGGCAGCGGAAAATCCACCTGCATGAATATCCTCGGCTGCCTTGATGTCCCTACCTCCGGCGAATATCTGCTGGATGGAATAAGCATCGGCAAGCTCTCCGGAAACGATCTGGCCGAGATCAGGAACAGGAAGCTGGGCTTTGTTTTCCAGGGATTCAACCTGTTATCGCGTACCACTGCCCGGGAAAATGTTGAATTGCCGCTGGTTTATGCCAGGTGTCCGGCAGCAGCCAGAAAGGAAAGAGCCCTGGCGGCGCTTGACCAGGTAGGTTTGGCGGAACGGTCGAACCATTTCAGCAACCAGATGTCCGGCGGACAGCAGCAGCGGGTTGCCATCGCCCGGGCACTGGTAACCGACCCGGCAATCATTCTGGCCGATGAACCGACCGGCAACCTGGACAGCAGGACCAGTGAAGAGATTATGGGGCTTTTCCAGGAACTGAACCTGCAGGGTATAACCATCATCATGGTGACCCACGAGCCCGATATCGCCGCCCATGCAAAGAGGCAGCTCACGTTCCGCGATGGGCAGATCATCGATGACCGGCCGAATCAACAGCTCAAGGTATAGACATATGGAGTTCTGGCAGTCGTTCAAAATAGCCTTGAGGGCGCTCCGGGTCAACAAGATGCGCTCCTTTCTCACCATGCTCGGCATCATCATCGGCATTGCCTCGGTAATAGCCATGGTGGCCATCGGTACCGGAGCCCAGAAGAAAATTTCCGAACAAATCGCCAGCATGGGCAGCAACCTTATTCTGATCATACCCGGATCCACAACCACTGCCGGGGTACGCGTCGGCTCAGGAGCCGCTCCCACCCTGACCTATGACGACGCCAGGGCCATAAGAGCTGAATGTCCCTCGGTGGAGGAAGCTGCACCAACCACCCGCGGCGGCGGGCAGGTGGTCTATGCCAATCAGAACTGGTCAACGGTGATAATGGGGATAACTGCAGATTTTCTGACGGTCAGGGAATGGCCGATCGCCGCGGGCCGCAATTTTACCCAATCGGATGTGGACGGCATGACCAAGAACTGCATTATCGGCCAGACCATCGCCGATAATCTGTTCGGTTCCGTCGATCCCGTCGGCAAGGTCATTCGCATCAAGAAGGTCCCCTTCCTGGTGGTCGGCCTGCTGGAAAAGAAGGGACAGTCCCCCCAAGGAACGGACCAGGATGATGTGGTCAATATTCCCATCCGCACCGCCCAGCGCAAATTATTCGGCAGCCCATTTCCCAATGCCGTAAACTCGATCCTGATCCGGGCCACTGGCAGCGAAGATCTTTCACGGGCAGAAGAGGAGGTGACTGCACTTCTCAAACAGCGCCATCACATCGGTCCCAACAAGGAAAACGATTTTACCGTCCGTAACCTGACAGAGCTCCTTTCCGTGGCGTCATCATCATCCCAGACCATGTCCATTCTCCTAGGAGCCGTAGCTTCAATTTCCCTGATCGTCGGCGGCATCGGCATCATGAACATCATGCTGGTGTCGGTGACGGAGCGGACCCGGGAAATCGGCATCAGGATGGCCATCGGTGCCAAGCAGCGGGACATCCTGCTCCAGTTCCTCACCGAGGCTGTCCTGCTGACCTTTTTTGGCGGCGTTATCGGCATCGCCCTTGGAGTCGGCGGAGCAACGGCAGTTTCCAAGCTGGTGGGGTGGCCCACTCTCGTTTCCTTCCAGGCGATTGCCCTGGCTGTCTTCTTTTCTGCTGCAGTGGGTATTTTTTTCGGTTTTTACCCGGCAAAAAAAGCGGCTGCCCTCAATCCCATCGACGCATTGCGTTACGAGTAAAAGGCCTGGAATCTGACAGAATTTCCCTCCCAAATCCTGCACCTTCGTCTTGCAATTACCTGTGAAATGTGGAAAAATGCGACGTTTGAGCCGATGGGTTCACTGATTAACTTGAACCCGAAGTTGCTCCAAATGGTTTTAGGTGATGCTTATAAAAAACGAACAGAAAAAAATACTGGTGATGCGCTACAGGTTCATCGGCGATACCATTCTCACCGTCCCTTTCCTGCGCAACCTGCGCCGTGCCGAGCCCGACGCTTTTATCGCCTGGATGGTGGCCCCCGGTTCCTCGGAAGTCGTCAAAGGAATTCCTTATGTGGATGAGCTTATCTATTGGGACCCGGTGACGATTCATGCCGACAGCAGGGGGACGCACCGGACCCTGGCGTCGAAACTTGCTTTTTTCAAGGAGCTTCGCTCCAGGCATTTTGACAAAGTCTATGTGCTGAAACGTTCGTTTTCCAGTGCACTTTTGGCCTGGCTTTCTGGAGCGAAAGACCGCGTTGGATTTGATACTGAAGGGCGTGGTTTTCTGCTGACTGGAAGGGTGCCGTATCGTCACGATCAGCATGAGGTGCAGAACTTCCTGGATGTGCTGCGGGCCGACGGGGTGCCGGTTGCCGATGATCATCTGGAAGCCTGGATTTCTGCCGAAGAGCAACAGTTTGCCGACCAGTACATGGCTGAGCATGGCGTCGGTGCCGATGAACAGTTGCTGGCCGTTCATCCCTTTGCCGCTAATCCGGTACGAGGCTGGCACGAGGACAACTTTGTCGAGGTGGCGAACCGACTGCAGCGTCTATACAAGGCACGAATCGTTCTTTTCGGCGGTGGCCGCGATGTGGAACGTGCACAATATATGCGCCAGCGTATTTCTCCCGAGCCGGTGATGGTCGTCGGCAGCACCACCCTGCGCCAAACAATGGCCATTCTTGCCCGATGTCAGCTTCTTGTTTGCAACGACAGCGGCATCATGCACCTGGGTGCGGCCCTTGGCGTACCTCTTGTGGCAATATTTGGCCCACAGTCGCCGGTAAAGTTTGGACCGTGGGGGAAGGGTTGTCGGGTCGAGTACAGTGAATTCAAGTGCAGCCCATGCCGGCAGAAATTTTTTACCGAATGTAAGCCCTCACCGCGGGGAAAGCCGGAATGCGTTGAAGCGGTGCAGATTGAGCAGGTTATCAAATGTGTGGCAGATGTAAGGAATTAAGATGAAATCCCTTGTTATATGGCAGGTAGTGGCTTAGCCTATGCGTCCTCTACTCATTATTGAGCCAAACCTGAGAGGCCTAAGTGGCCACTATGGCGAGTTTGTTCGTGCGCTTGGTACGCATGCCGGTGAAAATGCCGTTGATGTGTTTGCCCATCCTCAGGCAGATGAAATGCTGGCTGCAATGAATGGTATCAGAGCCTGTACCGATGAGCCTCGAGTTGGTTGCCCGCTTGCAGAGTGGCGTATGATTGTACGCGCCGTCAGGGAGGACATTCCATTCCTGGTTCTGACCTCAGACGGGCGCCATGCAGCTGCAGTTTCACTTGCCGCATTGCTTGCCAAACGTCAGCCAAAGCGGGCCCACCTCTATTTTCATCAGGCCCCTACGAAACCTAGGGATTCCTTCTTTTTAACCATGTCCGCAGCAGCACGCAAACATGCATCTGCCATTGCTCCCACGGCAAAAGTTGCCGATTCCCTCCGGGATATGGGCTGGCAACATGTGGAATATGTTCCCTATCCGGCGCTTGCTGAGGAAAAACCACCGCAACCGGTTCCTTTTTCCCATTTGCTCATGGCTGGGGCTGCCCGTTTGAACAAGGGACTGGACCTTGTTGCCGATCTTGCTGGCCGGTGGGCAGGGGAAGGGCGTTCTCTTCCTCTTTGGGTACAGGTATCGAAGAAGCATGCAAAACGCCACGGGCATCGTGAGGTGGCTGTGGTTGAGGCGCTGCTCTCTTCTGGTTACAGTGGCCTTGTTGCCAGCGACAAGGCACCGGAACGCGCTGAGTATGTGGAGCGGTTTCACGGGGCACTGGTGCTTGCGCCCTATGAACGGGAACGTTTTTCAGAGGCGGTAAGTGGCGTAGTGCTTGATGCCCTGCTGCATGGTGCGCCGGTCATTGCAACCAAAGGTACCTGGCCGGGTGCACAGGTGGAGCGATTTGGGGCGGGAGTAACCATAGAGGACCGTAGCGTAGCGGCACTTGCAACTGCCATTGATACCGTGCTTGCCAAATGGCCTGATTATACGGCCCGAGCATGCCAAGCGGCTGTGGTCCTTAAGCGGGAGCATGATCCCGAACGCCTTCTTACGTTGCTATCACTGTCAAAGGTTTAAGCGGAACAGTTGGTAGCGATATAAATACTATAAAGGTTTTAACGGTAAGCGGGGCATTTGCATACCTGTCCAGCGGGCCGCATCATGGGAGATACGCAATGAAAATGTTTTTTGTCAATAACGGCCGGGTCGCCAGTGGGGCAGAAGAACACCTACTGGACCTGGCACCCCCTTTTATTGCCAATGGGGTGGAACCGGTGTTCCTGGTGCGGGAAAATGGTAACCTTAAGGATAAACTTTGGGAGCGGGGATACAAGGTCTACACTGTTTTCAATAACAAGAACCTTTCACTCCCTTTTCGCATCGCCCGTCTCATTCGTCAGGAAGAGCCTGATGTCATATCGGTCAATCGTGAACACACAATTTATGCTGTTCTTGCAGGTTATCTTCTTGCTTTGCCATTTCTAAAAAATCGCCCAAAGCTGGTCAATGTCTTTCACACCCCAACGGGCAGATGGTATCCATTGCTAACCATGTTATTTGATGGAATCATCGCAACATCCCGTTACACTGCTCAATCTTTTTATCCCAAAAACAAGGGCATGGAGGAGATGACCACTATCATACATTACGGCATTGAGCCCACGGCGGTTGATACACTGCAAAAATTTGATAGGGACCGGCCTCGTCGTATCTTTCCCGATCGCAAGTTCCCTATTATCGCCATGGTTGGCGAGCTTTGGAAAAACCAGGAAGAGCTTATCGACGCTGCGGTTTATCTGACCAAAGTTTTTCCCGACATCACCATTGCCATTGTTGGTGGTGGTGGCACTGCCCACCTGGAGGAGAAGATCCGCAACTTTGGCGTCGAAAAGAATTTCATCCTGACCGGAAGAATTCCGCGCGAAAAAGTTACAGATCTTTTTTATGACTGTGATCTCTCTGTATCCACCCACCGCAACGAGGGTTTTGGCATTGTTCATATCGAATCCTTGGCCGCCGGTACGCCGGTGGTAGCCTACAACAGCGGCGGGCTGGTTGAAATCATCGAGAATGGTGGCGGAGTTCTTGTGGGGGGCGGGACCAGAGAATTTGCAGAAGCAATAATAGAACTACTGAAGAATGACGAGAAACGGTTTGCATTGGGGCGCCAGGGGAGGGAAGTCGTTGATCGTTACTTTACTCTGGATAAGATGAGTAGCGCCCATTTTGCCTATTACTCCAGATTGATGGGGAATTGAGAACTATGAATGCAGCAATTACACGTAAAATCTCCGTTATCGTTCCCACCTATAATCGGCCAGACTCACTATGGCTGTGTCTTTTAAGTCTCTCTGCTCAATCGGTGCTGCCTGATGAGGTTTTAATCGCTGATGACGGTAGTGGAGACGAAACCAAAGAAACCATAGAAAAGTTCAAGGCGTCATCCCATTGTCCCTTTTCTTTGAAACATGTTTGGCAGGAAGATGCCGGCTTCCGCAAGCCAAGAATCATAAATGAGACAGTCCGAACCGCTAGTGGTGATTACCTGGTTTTCATAGACGGCGATTGCCTTGCACATCGTCACTTTGTTAAATCTCACATCATGTATGCGGAACCTAAAGCTGTTCTTGGTGGTAAGCGTGCAGAAATAGGAAAAGAACTGACGGAGCAATTGCTTCGCCAGCGAAAACTTATCAATTCCATTGATCAAAAACTAATCTGGGATGGAATTTTTGGGAGCTCCCGCAAAATCGAGGAAGCTATCAGAATAAAATCGCCCATGCTACGACGACTACTGCACCGCGACCGAATCTGTGATGACGGTATTTGGGGGTGCAATTTCAGTATAAGCAAGGAAGACTTTTACTTGATAAATGGGTCCGATGAAGATTTTCAAGATGGTTCCATTGAGGATAATGATCTGGGTATCCGGCTTCTCAATAATGGGGGGAAGGTTAAGTCAGTCCGTGCCTTGGCGATTGTATTTCACCTTTGGCATAAATCGTCCTGGAGTTTCAGCAATGAAAAATATATCGCCAATCATGAGATCCTGAAACGGCGTATTGCCCTGAAGGAACCCAGGTGCATAAACGGCATCGTAAAGGCGACGCCATAGCAAGCCGGTAAAGGTTTTTGCCTTTTTCGAAACTTCAAAATCATGTGGACATGCTCCTTAAAGAAATGATGTAGTTTCAGCTGTGTTTAGTGCTAACTGAGGCGCTGGACCAGATGAAAAAAGTGAGAGATACCACTCATGCACGATGTAATGGCACTTTGTAAATGAATATACTCATCATCAAGCCAGGTGCTGTCGGTGACCTTCTTCAACTGACACCCGTCATGCGCACCCTGAAGATCCGATTCCCGGACAGCCGCATTACTCTGCTCGTTGGTTCCATGGCCACTGCTGCCATGTTCAATCATAGTAACAATGTGGATAATATCGTTGTTTTTGACCGCAAAGGAGCTCATCGTTCTTGGCCGGCATTCCTCAACCTTTGCCGTCAAATTCATGCAGGCCGGTTTGACCTGATTGTCAATTTTCAGCGTAGCAATGTGAAGGCATGGTTGATTGCCATGGCAGCCTTTCCTTGCCGTATACTTGTCTATAAGAAGGCACGTGGAAGAACCGTGCACGCGGTGGTGAATCATCTTGAGACCATTGTGCCCCTTGGTATTGATCTTGCCAATGCTGATCTTCATCTGGATATGCCGATTACCAGTGAAGAAATGGAAAAAGCGGAAAAACTACTGATCCCGGCGGGATTCAGGCATAAGCCCTTGATTGCTTTAAACCCAGGTGCCAGTAACCGCATTAAGTGTTGGAGCACTAAAAAATTTGCCGAGCTCGGTGATCGCCTGATCGATGAACTTAAAGTAGATATAATTGTAGTTGGAGCTCCCGATGAACGGGATCTTGCTGAAGGGATCATAGCAGCAATGCGTAACAAGCCTCTTGATCTCCTGGGTAAGACAAACCTCAGGGAACTGGGGGCACTGCTAGCCGCTTCCAACCTCCTCGTCAGCGGTGATACCGGCCCCATGCACATGGCAACTGCGGTGGGGACGCCGGTGGTGGCACTTTTCGGCGCCATAGAGCCGTTACGGACCGGACCAGTGGGCAACGGACACACGGTGATCCGTCATGGGGAGATCGACTGCGTACCCTGTAATGGGAAGAGATGCAAGAATCCCCATTACCTGGAATGCATGGAAAAAATAACCGTGGAAGAAGTCTTTGATGCGGTGGCTTCCATGCTGGCGGAAGGTAAGTAACCGTGCGGGTCCTGATTGTAAAAATGAGCGCCATGGGGGATATCATCCATGCCCTGCCGGTATTGGATTACCTGCACAATGTTTCCCCGGGCATCGAGATCGACTGGCTGGTGGAGGAGCCTTTCCTGGATGTGGTGGCCGGGAATCCTCAGATTTCCATGATCCATACGGCCCGCAGCAAAGCCTGGCGCAAGAGCCTCTTTTCCTCCAGGACTTTTTCCGAGACGGCGGCATTGAAGCGTACCCTGCAGGAGCGAGATTACGACATCGTCTTCGATATTCAGGGGAACATCAAGAGCGGCGTTTATGGCTGGCTGACCGGTGCGGACAACCGCATCGGCTTTGATGCCGAGGTTCTCCAGGAGCGCCTCAACATGCTGTTTACCACACGCCGGATACCCCTTCGTCCCCAGGAC
This region of Geotalea daltonii FRC-32 genomic DNA includes:
- the lpxK gene encoding tetraacyldisaccharide 4'-kinase, which encodes MKNDLERYYKELVEGRKRGFADRCLLAFLIGCSFVYALVMRLRAIAYAAGLLPVRRLDRPVIAVGNLVAGGTGKTPTVAWLARRLMAQGKRVAVLSRGYGGAFAGAVHLVSDGVALHATAEEAGDEPLLLARSIPGIIVVVGADRYQAGLLARERCNPDAYILDDGFQHMGLHRDLNILLMDCERPLVNGRTFPAGLLREPASAHRRADLIVLTRCTGNEVRLPFATDEPVCRSSHELSGYVPLAGGALRPFSDLDGKRGVAFAGIADPAAFFDSLEKSGNHPVATLAFPDHSGYGEEEIAALSRLVAASRSEYLITTEKDAVKLHSHISRLGNVYVTPLELRFSDPQILEAQLDTLFRR
- a CDS encoding Trm112 family protein, producing the protein MTISQELLSILACPNCKGELVLLADGSGLVCEACRLRYPVRDGIPVMLVDEAEKLD
- a CDS encoding efflux RND transporter periplasmic adaptor subunit, giving the protein MKTKIIAVVVVLALAVLAAVFIPRKPPASDYRLAKVEKGSIVSNVSATGTLAAVVTVQVGTQVSGTISRLFVDFNSPVKKGQAIAQIDPALFSARVEESRGNYISAQANLDRAKAEMVDARRALERNRQLIKDGILAQSEFDTADTRYKQALAAVKAAEGSISQTRGSYSQAQTNLKYATITSPVDGIVVSRNVDVGQTVAASFQTPTLFTIAQDLTNMKIDTSVDEADISRVMVGQPVTFTVDSYPKNNFPGKVTQIRNAPIINQNVVTYTVVIGVDNKELKLKPGMTANVTIETARKDDVLKIPSAALRFKPKSAKEAKGKPDGKGAGKKKREGGPVVYVLGPEKEPVPVSVVTGIGNSGHVELVQGNLKENDEVIIEQVSTKKKANGGAGSMPM
- a CDS encoding ABC transporter ATP-binding protein — encoded protein: MNDVVKVSNVTKIYSVGEQRVEALKGVSLTVVQGEFVAIMGASGSGKSTCMNILGCLDVPTSGEYLLDGISIGKLSGNDLAEIRNRKLGFVFQGFNLLSRTTARENVELPLVYARCPAAARKERALAALDQVGLAERSNHFSNQMSGGQQQRVAIARALVTDPAIILADEPTGNLDSRTSEEIMGLFQELNLQGITIIMVTHEPDIAAHAKRQLTFRDGQIIDDRPNQQLKV
- a CDS encoding ABC transporter permease; translated protein: MTGRINSSRYRHMEFWQSFKIALRALRVNKMRSFLTMLGIIIGIASVIAMVAIGTGAQKKISEQIASMGSNLILIIPGSTTTAGVRVGSGAAPTLTYDDARAIRAECPSVEEAAPTTRGGGQVVYANQNWSTVIMGITADFLTVREWPIAAGRNFTQSDVDGMTKNCIIGQTIADNLFGSVDPVGKVIRIKKVPFLVVGLLEKKGQSPQGTDQDDVVNIPIRTAQRKLFGSPFPNAVNSILIRATGSEDLSRAEEEVTALLKQRHHIGPNKENDFTVRNLTELLSVASSSSQTMSILLGAVASISLIVGGIGIMNIMLVSVTERTREIGIRMAIGAKQRDILLQFLTEAVLLTFFGGVIGIALGVGGATAVSKLVGWPTLVSFQAIALAVFFSAAVGIFFGFYPAKKAAALNPIDALRYE
- the waaF gene encoding lipopolysaccharide heptosyltransferase II, whose product is MLIKNEQKKILVMRYRFIGDTILTVPFLRNLRRAEPDAFIAWMVAPGSSEVVKGIPYVDELIYWDPVTIHADSRGTHRTLASKLAFFKELRSRHFDKVYVLKRSFSSALLAWLSGAKDRVGFDTEGRGFLLTGRVPYRHDQHEVQNFLDVLRADGVPVADDHLEAWISAEEQQFADQYMAEHGVGADEQLLAVHPFAANPVRGWHEDNFVEVANRLQRLYKARIVLFGGGRDVERAQYMRQRISPEPVMVVGSTTLRQTMAILARCQLLVCNDSGIMHLGAALGVPLVAIFGPQSPVKFGPWGKGCRVEYSEFKCSPCRQKFFTECKPSPRGKPECVEAVQIEQVIKCVADVRN
- a CDS encoding glycosyltransferase translates to MIVRAVREDIPFLVLTSDGRHAAAVSLAALLAKRQPKRAHLYFHQAPTKPRDSFFLTMSAAARKHASAIAPTAKVADSLRDMGWQHVEYVPYPALAEEKPPQPVPFSHLLMAGAARLNKGLDLVADLAGRWAGEGRSLPLWVQVSKKHAKRHGHREVAVVEALLSSGYSGLVASDKAPERAEYVERFHGALVLAPYERERFSEAVSGVVLDALLHGAPVIATKGTWPGAQVERFGAGVTIEDRSVAALATAIDTVLAKWPDYTARACQAAVVLKREHDPERLLTLLSLSKV
- a CDS encoding glycosyltransferase family 4 protein, whose product is MKMFFVNNGRVASGAEEHLLDLAPPFIANGVEPVFLVRENGNLKDKLWERGYKVYTVFNNKNLSLPFRIARLIRQEEPDVISVNREHTIYAVLAGYLLALPFLKNRPKLVNVFHTPTGRWYPLLTMLFDGIIATSRYTAQSFYPKNKGMEEMTTIIHYGIEPTAVDTLQKFDRDRPRRIFPDRKFPIIAMVGELWKNQEELIDAAVYLTKVFPDITIAIVGGGGTAHLEEKIRNFGVEKNFILTGRIPREKVTDLFYDCDLSVSTHRNEGFGIVHIESLAAGTPVVAYNSGGLVEIIENGGGVLVGGGTREFAEAIIELLKNDEKRFALGRQGREVVDRYFTLDKMSSAHFAYYSRLMGN
- a CDS encoding glycosyltransferase family 2 protein codes for the protein MNAAITRKISVIVPTYNRPDSLWLCLLSLSAQSVLPDEVLIADDGSGDETKETIEKFKASSHCPFSLKHVWQEDAGFRKPRIINETVRTASGDYLVFIDGDCLAHRHFVKSHIMYAEPKAVLGGKRAEIGKELTEQLLRQRKLINSIDQKLIWDGIFGSSRKIEEAIRIKSPMLRRLLHRDRICDDGIWGCNFSISKEDFYLINGSDEDFQDGSIEDNDLGIRLLNNGGKVKSVRALAIVFHLWHKSSWSFSNEKYIANHEILKRRIALKEPRCINGIVKATP
- a CDS encoding glycosyltransferase family 9 protein, with the protein product MNILIIKPGAVGDLLQLTPVMRTLKIRFPDSRITLLVGSMATAAMFNHSNNVDNIVVFDRKGAHRSWPAFLNLCRQIHAGRFDLIVNFQRSNVKAWLIAMAAFPCRILVYKKARGRTVHAVVNHLETIVPLGIDLANADLHLDMPITSEEMEKAEKLLIPAGFRHKPLIALNPGASNRIKCWSTKKFAELGDRLIDELKVDIIVVGAPDERDLAEGIIAAMRNKPLDLLGKTNLRELGALLAASNLLVSGDTGPMHMATAVGTPVVALFGAIEPLRTGPVGNGHTVIRHGEIDCVPCNGKRCKNPHYLECMEKITVEEVFDAVASMLAEGK